The following coding sequences are from one Microbacterium sp. SORGH_AS_0969 window:
- the aroC gene encoding chorismate synthase — protein MLRVLTAGESHGPELIALMEGMPAGVPISSAQIRAELARRRLGYGRGSRMKFEEDELTLSTGIVQGYTIGSPIALRIGNTEWPKWTEVMSPEPVELSDKSRGRGAALTRPRPGHADLVGMQKYGFDEARPILERASARETAARVALGAVARAFLSELGIRLVSHTLSIGPVRVPDDAAIPAPDDVDRLDADPLRCFHPATSEAMVAEVDDAKKAGDTLGGVVEVLAYGLPPGLGSHVQWDRRLDAKLAQALMSIQAIKGVEVGDGFLTTTRRGSQAHDELFATDDGITRSSDRAGGTEGGMSTGTVLRVRAGMKPIATIPKALRTVDVATGDTAAAHHQRSDVCAVPAAGVVAEAMVAVTLADAVLEKFGGDNIAETRRNLESYLANLPETLRTSDASDAALLAHDPA, from the coding sequence ATGCTTCGCGTTCTCACGGCCGGCGAGTCCCACGGCCCCGAACTGATCGCCCTCATGGAGGGGATGCCGGCGGGCGTTCCCATCTCGTCCGCGCAGATCCGCGCAGAACTCGCGCGTCGCCGGCTCGGCTACGGCCGCGGCTCGCGCATGAAGTTCGAGGAAGACGAGCTGACGCTGTCCACGGGCATCGTGCAGGGCTACACGATCGGCAGCCCCATCGCCCTGCGCATCGGCAACACCGAGTGGCCGAAGTGGACCGAGGTCATGAGCCCCGAGCCCGTCGAGCTGTCGGACAAGTCGCGCGGTCGCGGTGCGGCGCTCACGCGTCCGCGTCCCGGTCACGCCGATCTCGTCGGCATGCAGAAGTACGGGTTCGACGAGGCGCGCCCGATCCTCGAGCGCGCCTCTGCCCGCGAGACGGCGGCGCGGGTCGCCCTCGGCGCCGTCGCCCGGGCATTCCTCAGCGAGCTCGGCATCCGCCTCGTCAGCCACACTCTGTCGATCGGCCCGGTGCGTGTCCCCGACGACGCCGCGATCCCCGCGCCCGACGACGTCGACCGTCTCGACGCCGACCCGTTGCGCTGCTTCCACCCCGCCACGAGCGAGGCCATGGTCGCCGAGGTCGACGACGCCAAGAAGGCCGGAGACACCCTCGGCGGCGTCGTCGAGGTGCTCGCCTACGGCCTGCCCCCGGGGCTCGGCTCGCACGTGCAGTGGGACCGTCGACTGGATGCCAAGCTCGCCCAGGCACTCATGAGCATCCAGGCGATCAAGGGTGTCGAGGTCGGCGACGGCTTCCTCACCACGACGCGTCGCGGGTCGCAGGCGCACGACGAGCTCTTCGCCACGGACGACGGCATCACGCGCTCCTCCGACCGGGCCGGCGGGACCGAAGGCGGCATGTCGACCGGCACCGTTCTGCGTGTGCGTGCCGGCATGAAGCCGATCGCCACGATCCCGAAGGCGCTGCGCACCGTCGACGTCGCGACCGGCGACACCGCGGCGGCGCACCACCAGCGCTCCGACGTTTGCGCGGTTCCCGCCGCGGGTGTCGTGGCCGAGGCGATGGTGGCCGTGACGCTCGCCGACGCCGTGCTCGAGAAGTTCGGGGGCGACAACATCGCCGAGACGCGTCGCAACCTCGAGTCGTACCTCGCGAACCTCCCCGAGACGCTGCGCACGAGCGACGCGTCCGACGCCGCGCTGCTCGCGCATGACCCCGCCTGA
- a CDS encoding shikimate kinase: MTPPEPVDQATTIPDAGTSAVVLIGPMGAGKTSVGRRVARALGTPFTDTDKLVVRDHGPIPALFRAHGEPHFRALEREAVAEALTRGGVVALGGGAVLDAVTRERLREHRVVLLTVAPHVVASRIHGDDRPLLGGEDPVARWLRIFEERRPVYEQTADIAFDTSSGPLARVVDDIVAWARRVPAGETA, encoded by the coding sequence ATGACCCCGCCTGAGCCGGTGGACCAGGCGACGACGATCCCGGATGCCGGGACCTCGGCCGTCGTCCTGATCGGGCCGATGGGCGCGGGGAAGACCAGCGTCGGGCGCCGTGTCGCGCGCGCCCTCGGCACGCCGTTCACCGACACCGACAAGCTCGTCGTCCGCGACCACGGCCCGATCCCGGCGTTGTTCCGTGCCCACGGCGAGCCGCACTTCCGCGCCCTCGAGCGTGAAGCCGTCGCCGAGGCGCTGACCCGCGGCGGTGTGGTCGCGCTGGGCGGGGGTGCGGTCCTCGACGCCGTGACACGCGAGCGGTTGCGAGAGCACCGGGTCGTGCTGCTGACCGTGGCGCCGCACGTCGTGGCATCCCGGATCCACGGAGACGATCGCCCCCTTCTCGGGGGCGAGGATCCCGTCGCGCGCTGGCTGCGGATCTTCGAGGAACGGCGACCGGTCTACGAGCAGACGGCCGACATCGCATTCGACACCTCGTCGGGCCCGCTCGCGCGGGTCGTCGACGACATCGTGGCCTGGGCACGCCGTGTGCCGGCCGGAGAGACGGCATGA
- the aroB gene encoding 3-dehydroquinate synthase — translation MTDTTTISVAGDSGYDITIGRGLLASLGEVLPAAAQKVLVVHPPTLAKQAEEVRAQLMGDRQVLLAEIPDAEAGKRVEVAAFCWQVMGQADFTRTDAVIGFGGGAVTDLAGFVAATWLRGVALVQVPTTVLGMVDAAVGGKTGINTAEGKNLVGAFWPPVAVVCDLDLLDTLSKNEATAGFAEVVKAGFIWHPEILDLIEADPSGIVDPRGDAFRRCIELAIDMKARVVGEDLREAGLREVLNYGHTLGHAIEHAERYRWRHGAAISVGMVFAAELSRLAGRLSDDVAQRHRTVLESLGLPTTYRAGAFQTLKATMQRDKKSRGSMLRFIVLDDLARPTVLQAPDESLLFAAYQEVGA, via the coding sequence ATGACCGACACCACCACCATCAGCGTCGCCGGCGACTCCGGCTACGACATCACGATCGGCCGCGGCCTTCTGGCCTCGCTCGGAGAGGTGCTGCCGGCGGCCGCGCAGAAGGTGCTCGTGGTGCACCCGCCGACGCTCGCTAAGCAGGCGGAAGAGGTGCGCGCGCAGCTCATGGGCGATCGCCAGGTGCTGCTCGCCGAGATTCCGGATGCCGAGGCCGGCAAACGCGTGGAAGTCGCGGCGTTCTGCTGGCAGGTGATGGGCCAGGCCGACTTTACGCGGACCGACGCTGTCATCGGCTTCGGTGGGGGAGCGGTCACCGACCTCGCCGGTTTCGTCGCGGCGACCTGGCTGCGCGGCGTCGCCCTCGTGCAGGTTCCGACCACCGTGCTCGGCATGGTCGACGCTGCCGTCGGCGGCAAGACGGGCATCAACACCGCGGAGGGGAAGAACCTCGTCGGGGCGTTCTGGCCGCCGGTCGCCGTGGTGTGCGATCTCGACCTGCTCGACACGCTGTCGAAGAACGAGGCGACGGCCGGGTTCGCCGAAGTCGTCAAGGCGGGTTTCATCTGGCATCCGGAGATCCTCGATCTCATCGAGGCCGACCCGTCGGGGATCGTCGATCCGCGCGGCGACGCGTTCCGCCGCTGCATCGAACTGGCGATCGACATGAAGGCGCGGGTCGTCGGTGAGGACCTGCGCGAGGCGGGGCTGCGCGAGGTGCTCAACTACGGGCACACGCTGGGCCACGCGATCGAGCACGCCGAGCGCTACCGCTGGCGTCACGGCGCCGCGATCTCGGTCGGCATGGTGTTCGCCGCGGAGCTGTCGCGACTGGCCGGACGCCTGTCCGACGACGTCGCGCAGCGTCACCGCACGGTGCTCGAGTCGCTCGGCCTGCCGACGACGTATCGCGCCGGGGCGTTCCAGACGTTGAAGGCGACCATGCAGCGCGACAAGAAGAGCCGCGGCAGCATGTTGCGCTTCATCGTGCTCGACGACCTCGCGCGCCCGACGGTGCTGCAGGCGCCGGATGAGTCGCTGCTGTTCGCCGCGTACCAGGAGGTCGGCGCGTAG
- a CDS encoding MFS transporter — protein MTTTATTRKTPVKAATASFMGSAVEYYDFFLFGSAAALIFPTVFFPSGDQAALVMSFATFGFAYIARPVGAVILGHFGDRIGRQKVLMFTLLLMGLSTFVIGCLPGFAQIGWFAPILLVLCRLAQGLSAAGEQAGASSLTLEHAPDGRRSFFTSWTLTGTQGGQILAALVFIPVVALPDDIKFSWGWRVPFWLSAVVVIVAFFIRRSLHETPEFEQAKETGQIARMPLVPLLKNHWRDVLRVIFCAFIAAVSTVFGTLAIAYGKEVGLAASVTLWLVVVANVVALFTQPLFGKLADRIGRKPVFIYGALSSAAFMPFYMLSMGAGNDLLTFGLAVLTFSCGYAAANAVWPSFYGEMFSTRVRFSGMAIGTQLGFLMAGFAPSIVAALGGGGAGGWVVISLFTAVIAIIASISALTARETKNVPTAQLGLRAEERVPAGV, from the coding sequence ATGACCACCACCGCAACGACGCGGAAGACTCCCGTGAAGGCGGCCACCGCCAGCTTCATGGGAAGTGCCGTGGAGTATTACGACTTCTTCCTGTTCGGCTCGGCCGCCGCGCTCATCTTCCCCACGGTCTTCTTCCCGTCGGGCGACCAAGCGGCACTGGTGATGTCGTTCGCGACCTTCGGGTTCGCCTACATCGCGCGCCCGGTCGGCGCCGTCATCCTCGGTCACTTCGGGGATCGCATCGGCCGCCAGAAGGTGCTGATGTTCACGCTGCTCCTCATGGGCCTGTCGACGTTCGTGATCGGCTGCCTGCCCGGCTTCGCGCAGATCGGCTGGTTCGCACCCATCCTGCTCGTGCTGTGCCGTCTGGCCCAGGGGCTGTCGGCGGCGGGCGAGCAGGCGGGAGCGTCGTCGCTCACTCTCGAGCACGCCCCCGACGGACGCCGTTCCTTCTTCACCTCGTGGACCCTCACGGGAACGCAGGGCGGTCAGATCCTCGCCGCCCTCGTCTTCATCCCCGTCGTCGCGCTCCCCGACGACATCAAGTTCTCATGGGGATGGCGCGTGCCGTTCTGGCTGAGCGCCGTCGTCGTGATCGTGGCCTTCTTCATCCGACGGAGCCTGCACGAGACGCCCGAGTTCGAACAGGCCAAGGAGACCGGACAGATCGCGCGGATGCCGCTGGTTCCTCTGCTGAAGAACCACTGGCGCGACGTGCTCCGCGTGATCTTCTGCGCGTTCATCGCCGCGGTGTCCACGGTCTTCGGCACCCTCGCGATCGCCTACGGCAAAGAGGTCGGGCTCGCCGCGAGCGTCACGCTGTGGCTCGTCGTCGTCGCCAACGTCGTCGCTCTCTTCACGCAGCCGCTGTTCGGCAAGCTCGCCGACCGCATCGGTCGCAAGCCCGTCTTCATCTACGGCGCCCTGTCGTCCGCGGCGTTCATGCCGTTCTACATGCTGTCGATGGGGGCCGGGAACGACCTTCTCACCTTCGGCCTCGCGGTCCTCACGTTCTCGTGCGGGTACGCCGCCGCCAACGCCGTGTGGCCCTCCTTCTACGGCGAGATGTTCAGCACGCGCGTCCGTTTCTCGGGGATGGCGATCGGCACGCAGCTCGGCTTCCTCATGGCCGGGTTCGCGCCCAGCATCGTCGCGGCGCTCGGCGGCGGAGGAGCGGGCGGCTGGGTCGTCATCAGCCTCTTCACCGCGGTCATCGCGATCATCGCGTCGATCAGCGCCCTCACGGCACGCGAGACGAAGAACGTGCCGACCGCACAGCTCGGCCTCCGCGCCGAGGAGCGCGTCCCCGCGGGGGTCTGA
- a CDS encoding shikimate dehydrogenase: MIDAHPYLVGLIGTGVLPSLTPSMHMAEARALGLTYVYRPLDLTALGIDPERIGDVLAWAERLGYDAVNVTHPCKQSVLAHLDRIDPVAAALGAVNTVLFTPTGRVGYNTDTTGFAAAFTDGLPDAATRHVVQLGAGGAGSAVADALLRLGTARLTIVDLDSARATALADDLGSRHPLSAVDTATPGRLGEVLDGADGLVHCTPVGMAEHPGLPLDAALLRPDLWVADIVYRPLDTELLVAARERGCRTLSGGRMAVHQAVDAFALITGTRPDPDRMTAHFLDLVAADSPASPAIPR; this comes from the coding sequence GTGATCGACGCGCACCCGTATCTCGTCGGCCTCATCGGCACGGGAGTCCTCCCCTCGCTCACCCCGTCGATGCACATGGCCGAAGCTCGCGCGCTGGGGCTGACCTACGTCTACCGCCCGCTCGACCTCACCGCCCTGGGCATCGACCCCGAGCGCATCGGCGACGTGCTCGCGTGGGCCGAGCGCCTCGGCTACGACGCCGTCAATGTGACGCACCCGTGCAAGCAGAGCGTCCTCGCCCACCTCGACCGGATCGACCCCGTCGCCGCCGCCCTCGGCGCAGTCAACACGGTGCTGTTCACACCCACCGGGCGGGTCGGCTACAACACCGACACGACCGGCTTCGCCGCAGCCTTCACCGACGGGCTCCCGGATGCCGCAACCCGGCACGTCGTCCAGCTCGGCGCGGGTGGCGCAGGGTCCGCCGTCGCCGACGCGCTGCTGCGCCTCGGGACCGCTCGACTGACGATCGTCGACCTCGACTCCGCACGCGCGACCGCGCTCGCCGACGACCTCGGCTCGCGGCATCCGCTCTCCGCCGTCGACACCGCGACGCCGGGTCGCCTCGGCGAGGTGCTCGACGGTGCCGACGGCCTCGTGCACTGCACCCCGGTAGGAATGGCCGAGCACCCGGGGCTCCCCCTCGACGCCGCGCTGCTGCGCCCCGACCTCTGGGTCGCCGACATCGTGTACCGCCCGCTCGACACCGAACTCCTCGTCGCCGCGCGCGAGCGCGGCTGCCGCACGCTCAGCGGCGGACGTATGGCGGTCCACCAGGCCGTCGATGCGTTCGCCCTCATCACGGGGACGCGACCCGACCCCGATCGCATGACCGCCCATTTCCTCGACCTGGTGGCCGCCGACTCGCCCGCCAGCCCCGCCATTCCTCGCTAA
- a CDS encoding TetR/AcrR family transcriptional regulator, whose amino-acid sequence MAEARRDAERTRSELLAVATEVFAEEGFSGARVDDIAARTRTTKRMIYYYFGGKEGLYRAVLEEAYRGIREAERAIDVDHADPVDAIRALAELTFDHHVGHEAFIRLVAIENIHRGEFIRQIEGLRTLSQPAKGLLDEILERGRATGVFRSDVDAIDVHLVISSYCVFQVANQYTFGHLFDVDLASPERRVHLRAALGDVVVGWLTAPAR is encoded by the coding sequence ATGGCCGAGGCACGCAGAGACGCCGAGCGCACCCGATCCGAGCTGCTCGCCGTCGCGACCGAGGTCTTCGCCGAAGAGGGGTTCTCCGGCGCTCGGGTCGACGACATCGCCGCGCGCACGCGCACGACGAAGCGGATGATCTACTACTACTTCGGCGGCAAGGAAGGGCTGTATCGCGCGGTCCTCGAAGAGGCCTACCGCGGCATCCGCGAGGCGGAGCGCGCGATCGACGTCGATCACGCCGATCCCGTGGACGCCATCCGCGCTCTGGCCGAGCTCACCTTCGACCACCACGTCGGTCACGAGGCGTTCATCCGACTCGTCGCGATCGAGAACATCCACCGCGGCGAGTTCATCCGTCAGATCGAGGGCCTGCGCACGCTTTCCCAGCCGGCGAAGGGCCTTCTCGACGAGATTCTCGAGCGCGGGCGTGCCACCGGAGTCTTCCGTTCCGACGTCGACGCGATCGACGTGCACCTCGTCATCAGCTCGTACTGCGTGTTCCAGGTCGCCAACCAGTACACGTTCGGGCACCTCTTCGATGTCGACCTCGCCTCGCCCGAGCGTCGGGTGCACCTCCGCGCCGCTCTCGGCGACGTGGTGGTCGGCTGGCTGACCGCACCCGCGCGCTGA
- a CDS encoding sugar phosphate isomerase/epimerase and 4-hydroxyphenylpyruvate domain-containing protein encodes MRTSIATVCISGTLADKLHACADAGFDGVEIFEPDLLAAPESPEEIAALAGRLGLSLDLYQPMRDVEGVDEETFAAVLRRADAKFRLMQRLGMDLVLCCSNVATATVDDDAVSADQLRRLGDLAAGYGIRIAFEALAWGRFVDDYRRAWRIVERADHPAVGVCLDSFHILSRGHDLAEIADIPGEKIFFVQLADAPRLSMDVLSWSRHHRLFPGEGEFDLADFTARIVQAGYTGPWSLEVFNDTFRQTDARRTARHARRSLRWLEDAVSRTLPDAPSDLGMLPDSAAPSGVDFIEVKAEDTSAIEELLAQLGFTSRGRHRTKPVTLWTAGEARVILNEQHARGWEQRLAAIGLEVDDAEAVDLRMSELGVPRAYRRTYATEERLDGAVAPDGTEVYWAQAADEGEPAWVAEFEHGEPRRDTAIAGVDHVSLSQPWDAIEEATLFYTAGFALRVDSATEVPGPRGLVASRVLVAPGGGVRLPLNVAPPILAAERAGAALPQHVAFVCDDVRAVARAARTRGFSPLEMPANYYDDIAARFDLSTADVDELRELHLGYDRDAAGEYLHFYTRTIGEVFFEFVERVDAYAGYGAGTAPVRLTAQGRR; translated from the coding sequence ATGAGGACCTCGATCGCGACCGTCTGCATCAGCGGGACGCTCGCCGACAAACTCCACGCCTGCGCCGACGCCGGCTTTGACGGCGTGGAGATCTTCGAGCCCGACCTCCTCGCAGCTCCCGAAAGCCCCGAGGAAATCGCGGCCCTGGCCGGACGTCTGGGGCTGAGCCTCGATCTCTACCAGCCGATGCGCGACGTCGAGGGCGTCGACGAAGAGACGTTCGCCGCGGTGCTGCGGCGGGCGGACGCGAAGTTCCGTCTCATGCAACGGCTCGGCATGGACCTCGTCCTCTGCTGCAGCAATGTCGCCACCGCCACGGTCGACGACGACGCCGTCTCCGCCGACCAGCTGCGACGCCTCGGCGACCTGGCGGCGGGGTATGGCATCCGGATCGCTTTCGAAGCCCTCGCCTGGGGTCGTTTCGTCGACGACTACCGCCGCGCCTGGCGCATCGTCGAGCGCGCCGACCATCCCGCGGTGGGCGTGTGTCTGGACTCGTTCCACATCCTCTCGCGCGGGCACGACCTCGCGGAGATCGCGGACATCCCGGGCGAGAAGATCTTCTTCGTGCAGCTCGCCGATGCTCCGCGTCTCAGCATGGACGTGCTCTCGTGGAGCCGGCACCACCGGCTGTTCCCCGGCGAGGGGGAGTTCGACCTCGCCGACTTCACCGCCCGCATCGTTCAGGCCGGATACACCGGACCCTGGTCGCTCGAGGTGTTCAACGACACCTTCCGGCAGACCGACGCCCGCCGGACCGCCCGGCACGCGCGGCGTTCGCTGCGCTGGCTCGAAGACGCGGTGTCGCGGACCCTGCCGGACGCACCGTCCGATCTGGGGATGCTCCCGGATTCGGCGGCCCCCTCCGGCGTCGACTTCATCGAGGTCAAGGCCGAAGACACCTCGGCGATCGAAGAGCTGCTCGCGCAGCTCGGCTTCACCTCGCGCGGACGCCACCGCACGAAGCCGGTCACCCTCTGGACGGCGGGGGAGGCCCGCGTCATCCTCAACGAGCAGCACGCTCGCGGGTGGGAACAGCGTCTCGCCGCGATCGGGCTCGAGGTCGACGACGCCGAAGCGGTCGATCTGCGCATGAGCGAGCTCGGCGTGCCGCGCGCCTACCGCCGCACGTACGCGACCGAGGAGCGCCTCGACGGTGCGGTCGCGCCCGACGGAACCGAGGTCTACTGGGCGCAGGCCGCCGACGAGGGAGAGCCCGCCTGGGTCGCGGAGTTCGAGCACGGCGAACCACGACGCGACACCGCGATCGCGGGCGTCGACCATGTGAGCCTGAGCCAACCGTGGGATGCCATCGAGGAGGCGACGCTGTTCTACACCGCGGGCTTCGCCCTCCGGGTCGACAGCGCGACCGAGGTGCCGGGTCCCCGGGGCCTCGTCGCCAGTCGCGTCCTCGTCGCGCCGGGTGGGGGAGTGCGCCTTCCGCTCAACGTCGCCCCACCGATCCTCGCCGCCGAGCGGGCCGGCGCCGCGCTCCCTCAGCACGTCGCCTTCGTCTGCGACGACGTCCGCGCCGTCGCTCGCGCCGCGCGCACGCGGGGCTTCTCTCCCCTCGAGATGCCCGCCAACTACTACGACGACATCGCCGCACGTTTCGACCTGAGCACAGCCGACGTCGACGAGTTGCGCGAGCTCCACCTCGGCTACGACCGGGATGCCGCGGGCGAATACCTGCACTTCTACACGCGCACGATCGGCGAGGTGTTCTTCGAGTTCGTCGAGCGTGTCGACGCCTACGCGGGCTACGGAGCCGGTACCGCCCCCGTGCGCCTCACCGCGCAGGGACGGCGCTGA
- the aroQ gene encoding type II 3-dehydroquinate dehydratase has translation MTTPRRLLLVNGPNLNLLGTRQPEIYGRETLADVERVTAEAAQRHGIEVRALQSNHEGVLIDAIHAARLDCAGIVINAGGLTHTSVALRDALASVALPVAEVHISNIKERESFRHFSYIEDVAAVHVIGEGVPGYARAVHLLVDVISGRADG, from the coding sequence ATGACCACGCCCCGCCGCCTGCTGCTCGTCAACGGTCCGAACCTCAACCTGCTGGGCACGCGTCAGCCCGAGATTTACGGGCGCGAGACCCTCGCTGATGTCGAACGGGTCACTGCCGAAGCCGCCCAGCGCCACGGCATCGAGGTCCGGGCCCTGCAGAGCAACCACGAGGGCGTGCTCATCGACGCGATCCACGCCGCCCGTCTCGACTGCGCGGGCATCGTGATCAACGCCGGAGGGCTCACGCACACCTCCGTCGCGCTGCGCGACGCGCTGGCATCCGTCGCCCTCCCCGTCGCCGAGGTGCACATCTCGAACATCAAGGAGCGCGAGAGCTTCCGTCACTTCTCGTACATTGAAGACGTCGCCGCCGTGCACGTGATCGGCGAGGGCGTCCCGGGGTACGCGCGGGCCGTCCACCTGCTCGTCGACGTCATCAGCGGCCGCGCGGACGGCTGA
- the efp gene encoding elongation factor P, translated as MASTADIKNGVVLSIDGQLWNVVEFQHVKPGKGGAFVRTKLKNVMSGKTVDRTFNAGAKVDIENVDRRDFTYLYNDGEGFVFMDVADYDQITVGAATVGDAANFLLENQQVQIALNNGNPLYIELPPSVVLEVTYTEPGLQGDRSSAGTKPATVETGYEMQVPLFLETGTKIKVDTRTGEYLGRIS; from the coding sequence ATGGCATCCACCGCAGACATCAAGAACGGCGTCGTCCTCAGCATCGACGGTCAGCTCTGGAACGTCGTGGAGTTCCAGCACGTCAAGCCCGGTAAGGGTGGCGCGTTCGTCCGCACGAAGCTGAAGAACGTCATGAGCGGCAAGACCGTCGACCGCACGTTCAACGCCGGCGCCAAGGTCGACATCGAGAACGTCGACCGCCGCGACTTCACGTACCTGTACAACGACGGTGAGGGCTTCGTCTTCATGGACGTCGCCGACTACGACCAGATCACCGTGGGCGCTGCCACCGTCGGCGACGCCGCCAACTTCCTGCTCGAGAACCAGCAGGTGCAGATCGCGCTCAACAACGGCAACCCCCTCTACATCGAGCTCCCGCCGTCCGTCGTGCTCGAGGTCACCTACACCGAGCCCGGTCTGCAGGGCGACCGCTCGTCGGCCGGCACCAAGCCCGCCACCGTCGAGACCGGCTACGAGATGCAGGTTCCGCTGTTCCTCGAGACCGGCACGAAGATCAAGGTCGACACTCGCACCGGCGAGTACCTCGGCCGCATCAGCTGA
- the nusB gene encoding transcription antitermination factor NusB yields the protein MSARTKARKRALDILFQADVRGEELPIMLAAEAKRASSEPDRQASWLYARDIVDGVIDNRDAIDEQITTFAKDWSLQRMPAVDRALLRIGTWEILYNDEVPTAVAIDEAVELAKEFSTDDSGSFVHGVLARIARSS from the coding sequence TTGTCCGCCCGCACAAAGGCGCGCAAGCGCGCTCTCGACATCCTCTTCCAAGCCGACGTGCGCGGCGAGGAACTGCCGATCATGCTGGCCGCCGAGGCGAAGCGCGCCTCTTCCGAGCCCGACCGTCAGGCCTCCTGGTTGTACGCCCGCGACATCGTCGACGGTGTGATCGACAACCGCGACGCGATCGACGAGCAGATCACCACCTTTGCGAAGGACTGGTCGCTGCAGCGCATGCCCGCCGTCGACCGCGCCCTGCTGCGCATCGGCACGTGGGAGATCCTGTACAACGACGAGGTGCCCACGGCCGTCGCGATCGACGAAGCGGTGGAGCTCGCGAAAGAGTTCTCGACCGACGACTCCGGCTCGTTCGTCCACGGCGTGCTGGCCCGGATCGCGCGCTCGTCCTGA